Proteins from a single region of Buchnera aphidicola (Cinara curvipes):
- the rplO gene encoding 50S ribosomal protein L15 translates to MYLNTISNSIYKNKKRKRICRGIGSGFGKTGGRGHKGQKSRSGGKIRKGFEGGQTPLYRRLPKFGFVSKKKILVDEIRLFELNNLSSVSTINLSVLKKINLIKKNIKYVKIIKVGNIKRPIIVSGLSVTKGARLCIELAGGKINN, encoded by the coding sequence ATGTATTTAAATACAATATCAAATTCTATATATAAAAATAAAAAAAGAAAACGTATATGCAGAGGAATTGGTTCAGGTTTTGGAAAAACTGGAGGAAGAGGACATAAAGGTCAAAAATCTAGATCTGGTGGAAAAATTCGAAAAGGATTTGAAGGGGGTCAAACACCTTTGTATAGAAGACTTCCAAAATTTGGTTTTGTTTCTAAAAAAAAAATACTTGTTGATGAAATTAGATTATTTGAATTAAACAACTTATCTAGTGTATCTACTATAAATTTGTCTGTTTTAAAAAAAATAAATTTAATTAAAAAAAATATTAAATATGTTAAAATTATTAAAGTAGGAAATATTAAGAGACCTATAATTGTTTCTGGTTTGTCTGTTACTAAAGGAGCTCGTTTATGTATTGAATTAGCAGGAGGAAAGATTAATAATTAA
- the rpmD gene encoding 50S ribosomal protein L30 has product MKKIFITQIKSQIGRLPKHIATMKGLGLRYIGDTVEREDTGSVRGMIRQVFYMISIKKGDKLCI; this is encoded by the coding sequence ATGAAAAAAATTTTTATAACACAAATAAAAAGCCAGATTGGTCGTTTACCTAAACATATAGCAACTATGAAAGGACTAGGTTTACGTTATATTGGTGATACTGTAGAAAGAGAAGATACTGGTTCAGTTAGAGGTATGATAAGACAGGTTTTTTACATGATATCTATAAAGAAAGGAGATAAATTATGTATTTAA
- the rpsE gene encoding 30S ribosomal protein S5: protein MNFDKKLSIDLKEKLISVNRVSKTVKGGRIFSFTALTVVGNGNGKVGFGYGKAKEVPAAIQKAMEKARKNMITIPLFQKTIQHSVYGSHTGSKVFMKPASEGTGIIAGGAMRSILEVVGIHNILAKIYGSTNPINVVRATIDGLKKIRSPKMIAKKLGKSITNF from the coding sequence ATGAATTTTGATAAAAAATTATCTATAGATTTAAAGGAAAAATTAATTTCTGTAAATAGAGTTTCAAAAACAGTAAAGGGAGGCAGGATTTTTTCTTTTACTGCTTTGACTGTAGTAGGTAATGGTAATGGAAAAGTTGGTTTTGGATACGGGAAAGCAAAGGAAGTACCCGCAGCTATTCAAAAAGCTATGGAAAAAGCACGAAAAAATATGATTACTATTCCGTTATTTCAGAAAACTATACAACACTCTGTATATGGTTCGCATACAGGTTCTAAGGTATTTATGAAACCAGCATCAGAAGGTACTGGTATTATTGCTGGAGGTGCAATGAGATCGATATTAGAGGTAGTTGGCATTCATAATATTTTAGCTAAAATATATGGATCTACTAATCCAATTAATGTAGTTCGAGCAACTATAGATGGTTTGAAAAAAATCAGATCACCTAAAATGATTGCTAAAAAATTAGGTAAATCTATTACTAACTTTTAA